From Citricoccus sp. SGAir0253, a single genomic window includes:
- the pyk gene encoding pyruvate kinase — protein MRHAKIVATFGPATEGYENTRAVIAAGVDVARMNMSHGSYEVHERTYADIRRAAADLGRPVAVFADLQGPKIRLGRFADGPHELAVGDRFTITTREEEGTRERCGTTFAGLPQDVRPGDTLLIDDGKVALRAVEVTDTDVVTEVTVPGAVSNNKGINLPGVAVNVPALSEKDEADLRWALDLGVDMVALSFVRSARDIERVHEIMDEQGRRVPVIAKIEKPQAVEALHGIVDAFDAIMVARGDLGVELPLEDVPVVQKRAIELARRWAKPVIVATQVLESMIDNPRPTRAEASDCANAVLDGADAVMLSGETSVGRYPVVTVETMARIIESTETHGLDRILPLGSRPKTRGGAITRAAVEIANQLDVRYLATFTQSGDSARRLSRLRPHQMVYAFTHVEHTHNILCLSWGVTPRMVPFASSTDEMTAQVDRSLLQEGIAGVNDLVVIAAGSPPGQAGSTNTVKVHRIGDLADSGGLLQGYQRPSRERVGMWPARSPH, from the coding sequence ATGAGACACGCGAAGATCGTCGCCACCTTCGGTCCGGCCACCGAGGGCTACGAGAACACCCGTGCCGTGATCGCGGCCGGCGTGGACGTCGCCCGGATGAACATGAGCCACGGCTCCTACGAGGTGCACGAGCGCACGTACGCGGACATCCGCCGGGCGGCCGCCGACCTCGGCCGCCCGGTCGCCGTCTTCGCCGACCTCCAGGGGCCCAAGATCCGCCTCGGGCGGTTCGCCGACGGCCCCCACGAGCTGGCCGTCGGGGACCGGTTCACCATCACCACCCGCGAGGAGGAGGGCACGCGCGAGCGGTGCGGCACCACGTTCGCGGGGCTGCCCCAGGACGTGCGCCCGGGGGACACGCTGCTCATCGACGACGGCAAGGTCGCCCTGCGGGCGGTCGAGGTCACGGACACGGACGTGGTCACGGAGGTCACCGTGCCCGGGGCCGTGTCCAACAACAAGGGCATCAACCTGCCGGGGGTGGCGGTCAACGTCCCGGCGCTGTCCGAGAAGGACGAGGCGGACCTGCGCTGGGCCCTGGACCTGGGCGTGGACATGGTGGCGCTGTCCTTCGTGCGCTCGGCCCGGGACATCGAGCGGGTGCACGAGATCATGGACGAGCAGGGCCGGCGCGTGCCCGTGATCGCCAAGATCGAGAAGCCCCAGGCCGTGGAGGCCCTGCACGGGATCGTGGACGCGTTCGACGCGATCATGGTGGCGCGCGGGGACCTGGGCGTGGAGCTGCCGCTCGAGGACGTCCCGGTGGTGCAGAAGCGGGCCATCGAGCTCGCCCGCCGCTGGGCCAAGCCGGTCATCGTGGCCACCCAGGTGCTCGAGTCGATGATCGACAACCCCCGGCCCACGCGCGCCGAGGCCTCCGACTGCGCCAACGCGGTGCTGGACGGCGCGGACGCCGTGATGCTCTCGGGGGAGACCTCGGTGGGCCGGTACCCCGTGGTCACGGTGGAGACGATGGCCCGGATCATCGAGTCCACCGAGACCCACGGCCTGGACCGGATCCTGCCGTTGGGCTCCCGGCCGAAGACGCGCGGCGGGGCGATCACCCGGGCCGCGGTGGAGATCGCCAACCAGCTGGACGTGCGCTACCTCGCCACGTTCACCCAGTCGGGGGACTCGGCCCGCCGGCTCTCGCGGCTGCGTCCGCACCAGATGGTCTACGCCTTCACCCACGTGGAGCACACGCACAACATCCTGTGCCTGTCCTGGGGCGTGACCCCGCGCATGGTGCCCTTCGCCTCCTCCACGGACGAGATGACGGCGCAGGTGGACCGCTCGCTGCTGCAGGAGGGGATCGCCGGCGTCAACGACCTCGTGGTGATCGCGGCCGGCTCGCCCCCCGGGCAGGCGGGATCCACCAACACCGTGAAGGTGCACCGGATCGGGGACCTCGCCGACTCGGGCGGGCTGCTGCAGGGCTACCAGCGCCCCTCCCGCGAGCGGGTGGGGATGTGGCCGGCCCGCTCGCCGCACTGA
- the gltB gene encoding glutamate synthase large subunit, which translates to MTLRPEDGNTTPEETTPEQDAPRHDPRGLDDAPEGRPTAALAPEEEGREDAAVADDGSEEAHAEAPENLPDDSATAVLARDPQNPFNRFSAIPPAQGLYSPDNETENCGLAVIATLRGTPGHDIVEHALVALRNLEHRGGVGGDDGTGDGAGLLVQVPDEFLRAVVDFTLPEAGRYAVGTAFLPQPEGERAETVAGVEELAAGEGLTVLGWREVPVDESVIGESARSVMPHFAQLFLGVDPAAPEGEGDSLDVRAWRVRKRAQNRFGVYFPSLSSRTIVYKGMLSTGQLQPFYPDLADPRFATCLGIVHSRFSTNTFPSWPLAQPFRTIAHNGEINTVKGNRNWMRARQSMLDSPVLGEEPEKLYPICTPGASDSQSFDEVAELLMLGGRPLSHAIMMMIPEAWENHESMDPERRAFYQYHSMLMEPWDGPAAVSFTDGRQVGAVLDRNGLRPARYWVTDDGLVVLASEVGVLPLDPGAIVRKGRVAPGRMFLVDTVAGRIIEDDEVKAEVAAANPWQQWVDENLVDLDQLPDREHVRYSAQSVAHRQRTFGYTTEELRVLIKPMAATGAEPLGAMGTDTPIAVLSQRPRLLFDYFTQSFAQVTNPPLDSIREELVTSMRTSIGPDGNLLSGERVSARHVNLEFPVIDNDQLAKIAHLRGTGADAGPEGRGAKVSLKVRGLYRVDAGAAGLRARLTEICEQVSAAVNRGVQFIILSDRDSNAQWAPIPSLLLLSAVHHHLLASANRTRASLLVEAGDVREVHHVAVLIGYGASAVNPYLAMESAEELVRTGAITTVTAEQAVANLIKALGKGVQKIMSKMGISTVASYCGAQTFEAIGLSRSLVDRYFAGTHTPMGGVGLEVIAAENQQRHWAAYPPDGNDIDPYRELETGGEYQWRRDGPPHLFNPETVFRLQHSTRTRQYDIFKDYTRRVDEQSRDLMTLRGLLSLKPGVRPAVPIEEVEPVSEIVKRFSTGAMSYGSISQEAHETLAVAMNRLGGKSNTGEGGEDPERLLDPERRSAIKQIASGRFGVTSLYLATADDLQIKMAQGAKPGEGGQLMGTKVYPWVASTRHSTPGVSLVSPPPHHDIYSIEDLAELIHDLKRANPAARVHVKLVSESGVGTVAAGVTKAKADVVLISGHDGGTGASPLNSLKHAGAPWELGLAEAQQTLMLNGLRDRVVVQVDGQLKTGRDVVIAALLGAEEYGFATAPLVVSGCIMMRVCHLDTCPVGVATQNPELRSRYTGKPEFVVTFFEYIAQEVREYLAELGFRSLEEAIGHIEVLGRDESAGHWKTGGLDLSGILAGYDPAAPDTARQLSHHTGQNHELDQHFDNDLIAAAEPAIATGRPVRLSKAIVNTDRAAGTMLGYHVTHARLLDELPADTITVDLAGEAGQSLGAFLPAGVTLRLEGDANDYVGKGLSGGRIIVRPHEGAGFAAEDNVVAGNVIGYGATSGEMYLRGRVGERFLVRNSGASAVVEGIGDHGLEYMTGGRALVLGRTGRNLGAGMSGGTAWVLDLDRTALNPLAVANGDLLLLDPRPEDREAITVLLTRHHAETGSPVAAHLLSTLDDSLRRFTTVLPATYDAVLRTRAAVIDEGLDPDGDTAWGRILEATHG; encoded by the coding sequence ATGACGCTGCGCCCAGAAGACGGCAACACCACCCCGGAGGAGACCACCCCGGAGCAGGACGCGCCCCGGCACGACCCGCGTGGCCTGGACGACGCCCCGGAGGGCCGCCCCACCGCCGCCCTCGCCCCCGAGGAGGAGGGCCGCGAGGACGCGGCCGTCGCGGACGACGGCTCCGAGGAGGCGCACGCCGAGGCCCCGGAGAACCTGCCGGACGACTCCGCCACGGCCGTCCTGGCCCGCGACCCGCAGAACCCCTTCAACCGGTTCTCGGCGATCCCGCCGGCCCAGGGCCTCTACAGCCCGGACAACGAGACCGAGAACTGCGGCCTCGCCGTGATCGCCACCCTGCGCGGCACCCCGGGCCACGACATCGTCGAGCACGCCCTCGTGGCGCTGCGCAACCTCGAGCACCGCGGCGGCGTCGGCGGCGACGACGGCACCGGCGACGGCGCCGGACTGCTGGTGCAGGTCCCGGACGAGTTCCTGCGCGCCGTCGTGGACTTCACGCTGCCGGAGGCCGGCCGGTACGCGGTCGGCACCGCCTTCCTGCCCCAGCCGGAGGGCGAGCGCGCCGAGACCGTGGCCGGGGTCGAGGAACTCGCCGCGGGCGAGGGGCTCACCGTGCTGGGCTGGCGCGAGGTGCCGGTGGACGAGTCGGTCATCGGCGAGTCCGCCCGCTCCGTCATGCCGCACTTCGCGCAGCTGTTCCTCGGCGTGGACCCCGCCGCCCCGGAGGGCGAGGGCGACTCCCTGGACGTGCGCGCCTGGCGCGTGCGCAAGCGCGCGCAGAACCGCTTCGGGGTGTACTTCCCCTCGCTGTCCTCGCGCACGATCGTCTACAAGGGCATGCTCTCCACCGGCCAGCTCCAGCCGTTCTACCCGGACCTCGCGGACCCCCGGTTCGCCACCTGCCTGGGCATCGTGCACTCCCGGTTCTCCACCAACACGTTCCCCTCCTGGCCGCTGGCTCAGCCGTTCCGCACGATCGCGCACAACGGGGAGATCAACACCGTCAAGGGCAACCGCAACTGGATGCGCGCCCGGCAGTCCATGCTGGACTCCCCGGTGCTCGGCGAGGAGCCGGAGAAGCTGTACCCCATCTGCACCCCGGGCGCCTCGGACTCCCAGTCCTTCGACGAGGTGGCGGAGCTGCTGATGCTCGGCGGGCGCCCGCTGAGCCACGCGATCATGATGATGATCCCGGAGGCGTGGGAGAACCACGAGTCGATGGACCCCGAGCGCCGGGCGTTCTACCAGTACCACTCCATGCTCATGGAGCCGTGGGACGGTCCCGCCGCCGTGTCCTTCACCGACGGCCGCCAGGTCGGCGCCGTGCTGGACCGCAACGGCCTGCGCCCGGCCCGCTACTGGGTCACGGACGACGGCCTCGTGGTGCTGGCCTCGGAGGTCGGCGTGCTGCCGCTGGACCCGGGCGCGATCGTGCGCAAGGGACGGGTGGCCCCGGGCCGGATGTTCCTCGTGGACACCGTGGCCGGCCGCATCATCGAGGACGACGAGGTCAAGGCCGAGGTCGCCGCCGCGAACCCGTGGCAGCAGTGGGTGGACGAGAACCTCGTCGACCTGGACCAGCTGCCGGACCGCGAGCACGTGCGCTACTCGGCGCAGTCCGTGGCCCACCGCCAGCGCACCTTCGGCTACACCACCGAGGAGTTGCGCGTGCTCATCAAGCCGATGGCCGCCACCGGCGCCGAGCCGCTGGGCGCCATGGGCACGGACACCCCGATCGCCGTGCTGTCCCAGCGCCCCCGGCTGCTGTTCGACTACTTCACGCAGTCCTTCGCGCAGGTCACGAACCCGCCGCTGGACTCGATCCGCGAGGAGCTCGTCACCTCGATGCGCACCTCGATCGGCCCGGACGGCAACCTGCTCTCCGGCGAGCGGGTCAGCGCCCGGCACGTGAACCTCGAGTTCCCGGTGATCGACAACGACCAGCTGGCCAAGATCGCCCACCTGCGCGGGACCGGCGCCGATGCCGGCCCCGAGGGCCGCGGCGCCAAGGTCTCCCTCAAGGTCCGTGGCCTGTACCGGGTCGACGCCGGCGCGGCCGGGCTGCGCGCCCGGCTCACCGAGATCTGCGAGCAGGTCTCGGCCGCCGTCAACCGCGGGGTGCAGTTCATCATCCTCTCGGACCGCGACTCCAACGCCCAGTGGGCGCCGATCCCCTCGCTGCTGCTGCTCTCGGCCGTGCACCACCACCTGCTGGCCTCGGCCAACCGCACCCGGGCCTCGCTGCTCGTGGAGGCCGGGGACGTGCGCGAGGTGCACCACGTGGCCGTGCTGATCGGCTACGGCGCCTCCGCCGTGAACCCCTACCTCGCCATGGAGTCGGCCGAGGAGCTCGTGCGCACCGGGGCGATCACCACCGTGACCGCCGAGCAGGCCGTGGCCAACCTCATCAAGGCGCTCGGCAAGGGCGTCCAGAAGATCATGTCCAAGATGGGCATCTCCACGGTCGCCTCCTACTGCGGCGCCCAGACCTTCGAGGCGATCGGGCTCTCCCGCAGCCTCGTGGACCGGTACTTCGCGGGCACCCACACCCCGATGGGCGGGGTGGGCCTGGAGGTCATCGCCGCCGAGAACCAGCAGCGGCACTGGGCGGCGTACCCGCCGGACGGCAACGACATCGACCCGTACCGCGAGCTCGAGACCGGCGGCGAGTACCAGTGGCGCCGGGACGGGCCCCCGCACCTGTTCAACCCTGAGACGGTCTTCCGCCTGCAGCACTCCACCCGGACACGGCAGTACGACATCTTCAAGGACTACACGCGCCGGGTGGACGAGCAGTCCCGCGACCTGATGACCCTGCGCGGGCTGCTGTCCCTGAAGCCGGGGGTGCGGCCGGCCGTGCCGATCGAGGAGGTCGAGCCGGTCTCCGAGATCGTCAAGCGGTTCTCCACCGGGGCGATGAGCTACGGGTCGATCTCCCAGGAGGCCCACGAGACGCTCGCCGTCGCGATGAACCGGCTGGGCGGGAAGTCCAACACGGGCGAGGGCGGCGAGGATCCCGAGCGGCTGCTGGACCCCGAGCGGCGCTCGGCCATCAAGCAGATCGCCTCCGGGCGCTTCGGCGTGACGAGCCTGTACCTGGCCACCGCGGACGACCTGCAGATCAAGATGGCCCAGGGTGCCAAGCCCGGCGAGGGCGGCCAGCTCATGGGCACCAAGGTGTACCCGTGGGTGGCCTCCACGCGGCACTCGACCCCGGGCGTGTCCCTGGTCTCGCCGCCGCCGCACCACGACATCTACTCGATCGAGGACCTCGCGGAGCTCATCCACGACCTCAAGCGCGCCAACCCGGCCGCCCGCGTCCACGTCAAGCTCGTCTCGGAGTCCGGGGTGGGCACCGTGGCGGCGGGCGTGACCAAGGCGAAGGCCGACGTCGTGCTGATCTCCGGGCACGACGGCGGCACCGGCGCCTCCCCGCTGAACTCGCTCAAGCACGCCGGCGCCCCGTGGGAGCTGGGCCTGGCCGAGGCCCAGCAGACGCTCATGCTCAACGGGCTGCGCGACCGCGTGGTCGTGCAGGTGGACGGCCAGCTCAAGACGGGCCGGGACGTCGTGATCGCGGCGCTGCTCGGGGCCGAGGAGTACGGCTTCGCCACCGCCCCGCTCGTGGTCTCCGGCTGCATCATGATGCGCGTGTGCCACCTCGACACGTGCCCGGTGGGCGTGGCCACCCAGAACCCCGAGCTGCGCTCCCGCTACACGGGCAAGCCGGAGTTCGTGGTGACGTTCTTCGAGTACATCGCCCAGGAGGTGCGCGAGTACCTCGCCGAGCTCGGCTTCCGCTCGCTCGAGGAGGCCATCGGCCACATCGAGGTGCTCGGCCGGGACGAGTCCGCCGGGCACTGGAAGACCGGGGGCCTGGACCTGTCCGGGATCCTGGCCGGCTACGACCCGGCGGCCCCGGACACGGCGCGCCAGCTCAGCCACCACACGGGCCAGAACCACGAGCTCGACCAGCACTTCGACAACGACCTCATCGCGGCGGCCGAGCCGGCCATCGCGACCGGCCGCCCGGTGCGGCTGTCCAAGGCGATCGTCAACACCGACCGCGCGGCCGGCACCATGCTGGGCTACCACGTGACCCACGCGCGGCTGCTGGACGAGCTGCCGGCGGACACCATCACGGTGGACCTGGCCGGCGAGGCGGGGCAGTCCCTCGGGGCGTTCCTGCCGGCCGGGGTGACGCTGCGGCTGGAGGGCGACGCCAACGACTACGTCGGCAAGGGCCTGTCCGGCGGGCGCATCATCGTCCGTCCCCACGAGGGCGCCGGCTTCGCCGCCGAGGACAACGTCGTGGCCGGCAACGTCATCGGCTACGGCGCGACCTCGGGGGAGATGTACCTCCGCGGCCGGGTCGGCGAGCGGTTCCTCGTGCGCAACTCCGGCGCGAGCGCCGTCGTCGAGGGCATCGGCGACCACGGCCTGGAGTACATGACCGGGGGCCGGGCCCTCGTGCTCGGCCGCACGGGCCGCAACCTCGGGGCCGGGATGTCCGGCGGCACGGCCTGGGTCCTGGACCTGGACCGCACCGCGCTGAACCCGCTCGCGGTGGCCAACGGCGACCTGCTGCTGCTCGATCCCCGGCCCGAGGACCGGGAGGCCATCACCGTGCTGCTCACCCGGCACCACGCCGAGACCGGGTCGCCCGTGGCGGCCCACCTGCTGTCCACGCTGGACGACTCCCTGCGCCGCTTCACGACCGTGCTGCCGGCAACCTACGACGCCGTGCTGAGGACCCGCGCGGCCGTCATCGACGAAGGACTTGACCCCGACGGCGACACCGCCTGGGGCCGGATTCTGGAGGCTACCCATGGCTGA
- the lgt gene encoding prolipoprotein diacylglyceryl transferase, producing MIRAAIPAPAWDGFDLGPVTIHAYALCIIAGIIVALWLGSRRWHDRGGPEGRVIDISIWAILFGLVGARLYHVVSSPDAYFGPGFDGTGDLGRIWRVWEGGLGIWGAVALGAVGAWIACRRYGVRLSAYADVVAPGVLLAQAIGRLGNYFNQELFGGPTTLPWGLQVSPDSPNWPAGTLEGTLFHPTFLYEMLWNLAGVALLLLLDRRLHLRRGMMAWSYVAWYTAGRTWIEMLRIDDAEMVTLFGTTQRLNVWTSLLVFVIAVAFLVGLWATRPRTAAGRERADSLWLPGREPAAVPASGDGEADGEADGASTAGGDGEADGASTAGGDGEATPADPAGDLPQDAGAHKVPSPAERRINAHETKKSADPGPNGD from the coding sequence GTGATCCGGGCGGCGATCCCCGCGCCGGCCTGGGACGGCTTCGACCTGGGGCCGGTCACGATCCACGCCTACGCGCTGTGCATCATCGCCGGGATCATCGTGGCGCTGTGGCTGGGCTCGCGGCGCTGGCACGACCGGGGCGGGCCCGAGGGCCGCGTCATCGACATCTCGATCTGGGCGATCCTCTTCGGGCTCGTCGGCGCCCGGCTGTACCACGTGGTCTCCTCGCCGGACGCCTACTTCGGCCCGGGCTTCGACGGCACCGGGGACCTGGGCCGCATCTGGCGGGTCTGGGAGGGCGGCCTGGGCATCTGGGGCGCCGTGGCCCTCGGGGCCGTGGGCGCCTGGATCGCCTGCCGCCGCTACGGCGTCCGGCTCTCGGCCTACGCGGACGTGGTGGCCCCGGGCGTGCTGCTGGCCCAGGCCATCGGCCGGCTGGGCAACTACTTCAACCAGGAGCTCTTCGGCGGGCCCACCACGCTGCCGTGGGGGCTGCAGGTGAGCCCGGACAGCCCCAACTGGCCCGCGGGCACCCTCGAGGGGACCCTGTTCCACCCCACCTTCCTCTACGAGATGCTGTGGAACCTGGCCGGCGTGGCCCTGCTGCTGCTGCTGGACCGGCGGCTGCACCTGCGGCGCGGGATGATGGCCTGGTCCTACGTGGCCTGGTACACCGCCGGACGCACGTGGATCGAGATGCTGCGCATCGACGACGCCGAGATGGTCACGCTGTTCGGCACCACGCAGCGGCTCAACGTGTGGACCTCGCTGCTGGTGTTCGTCATCGCCGTGGCGTTCCTCGTGGGCCTGTGGGCCACCCGTCCGCGCACGGCGGCGGGCCGGGAGCGCGCCGACTCGCTGTGGCTGCCCGGGCGCGAGCCCGCCGCCGTCCCCGCGAGTGGGGACGGCGAGGCGGACGGCGAGGCGGACGGTGCCTCCACCGCCGGCGGGGACGGCGAGGCGGACGGTGCCTCCACCGCCGGCGGGGACGGCGAGGCCACCCCGGCGGATCCCGCCGGTGACCTGCCGCAGGACGCCGGGGCGCACAAGGTCCCGTCCCCTGCCGAACGGAGAATTAACGCGCACGAAACAAAAAAGTCGGCCGATCCGGGCCCGAACGGCGACTGA
- the trpA gene encoding tryptophan synthase subunit alpha, producing the protein MRETSAATPTDATGSTVRSRTAEAIEAARAAGRTALIGYLPAGYPSVEESIEAAVALGNNGADVIEIGIPYSDPVMDGPVIQEATSRVLAAGFRIDSVFEIVRAVSERTDAVVLVMTYWNVVDRMGVDTFARRLAEAGGAGIITPDLVPEEAGSWFEASDRHGLDRIFLTAPSSTDERVRLITESSRGFVYGVSVMGVTGARTEVSSAAEQVVARAHAAGAPRVAVGLGISRPEHIREIGRYADGAIVGTALVVALRDGGPEAVGRLAAELATGAVRDGGAPATGATGVVGEVPAEGTGA; encoded by the coding sequence ATGCGCGAGACGAGCGCCGCCACCCCCACCGACGCGACGGGATCGACCGTCCGCTCCCGCACCGCCGAGGCCATCGAGGCCGCCCGCGCCGCGGGGCGCACGGCCCTCATCGGCTACCTGCCGGCCGGCTACCCGAGCGTCGAGGAGTCGATCGAGGCCGCCGTCGCCCTCGGCAACAACGGGGCGGACGTCATCGAGATCGGCATCCCCTACTCGGACCCCGTGATGGACGGACCGGTCATCCAGGAGGCCACGAGCCGCGTGCTCGCCGCGGGCTTCCGGATCGACTCCGTCTTCGAGATCGTCCGGGCCGTGTCCGAGCGCACCGACGCCGTGGTGCTGGTGATGACCTACTGGAACGTCGTGGACCGGATGGGCGTGGACACCTTCGCCCGGCGGCTCGCCGAGGCCGGCGGCGCGGGCATCATCACCCCGGACCTCGTCCCCGAGGAGGCCGGGTCATGGTTCGAGGCCTCGGACCGCCACGGCCTGGACCGGATCTTCCTCACCGCGCCGAGCTCCACGGACGAGCGTGTCCGGCTGATCACCGAGTCCAGCCGCGGCTTCGTCTACGGCGTCTCCGTCATGGGCGTCACGGGCGCCCGGACCGAGGTCTCCTCGGCGGCCGAGCAGGTCGTGGCCCGCGCCCACGCCGCCGGCGCGCCGCGCGTGGCCGTCGGGCTCGGCATCTCCCGCCCCGAGCACATCCGCGAGATCGGCCGCTACGCGGACGGGGCGATCGTGGGCACCGCCCTCGTGGTGGCCCTGCGCGACGGCGGCCCCGAGGCGGTCGGGCGGCTCGCCGCCGAGCTCGCCACGGGCGCCGTGCGCGACGGCGGCGCACCGGCCACCGGGGCCACCGGCGTCGTGGGCGAGGTCCCGGCCGAGGGGACCGGCGCGTGA
- the trpB gene encoding tryptophan synthase subunit beta codes for MIEHTGSFQHQPGPYFGPYGGRWMPESLIAALEEVDRTFAEAREDPAFAAELQELFTNYVNRPSLLTEVPRFAADSPGVRIFLKREDLNHTGSHKINNVIGQALLARRMGKTRLIAETGAGQHGVATATAAALFGMECTVYMGEVDTQRQALNVARMEMLGATVVAVKTGARTLKDAINEALRDWVASVETTHYLLGTVTGPAPFPAMVRYFHSVIGDEAREQVLAQAGRLPDAVCACVGGGSNAIGIFHAFLDDAGVELYGLEAGGEGMETGRHAASINLGRTGVLHGARTYLMQDEDGQTIDSHSISAGLDYPAVGPEHAWLHDTGRATYEPVTDADTMDAFQRLCRTEGIVPAIESSHALAGALRLARRWADEGLVGPDTPEAERRIIVVSLSGRGDKDVASAAKYFGMLPDTETPAGGDAEAVAARPEGAQD; via the coding sequence ATGATTGAGCACACCGGCAGCTTCCAGCACCAGCCCGGGCCGTACTTCGGCCCGTACGGGGGCCGCTGGATGCCCGAATCCCTGATCGCCGCCCTCGAGGAGGTCGACCGGACCTTCGCCGAGGCGCGCGAGGACCCGGCCTTCGCCGCGGAACTGCAGGAGCTGTTCACCAACTACGTGAACCGGCCGTCCCTGCTCACCGAGGTGCCACGGTTCGCGGCGGACTCGCCGGGCGTGCGGATCTTCCTCAAGCGCGAGGACCTCAACCACACCGGCTCGCACAAGATCAACAACGTGATCGGCCAGGCGCTGCTGGCGCGGCGCATGGGCAAGACGCGGCTGATCGCGGAGACCGGCGCGGGCCAGCACGGCGTGGCCACCGCCACGGCCGCCGCCCTGTTCGGCATGGAGTGCACGGTCTACATGGGCGAGGTGGACACCCAGCGCCAGGCCCTGAACGTGGCCCGCATGGAGATGCTCGGGGCCACGGTCGTGGCCGTGAAGACCGGCGCGCGGACCCTCAAGGACGCCATCAACGAGGCGCTGCGCGACTGGGTGGCCTCCGTGGAGACCACGCACTACCTGCTCGGCACCGTCACCGGCCCCGCGCCGTTCCCGGCCATGGTGCGCTACTTCCACTCCGTCATCGGCGACGAGGCCCGCGAGCAGGTGCTGGCCCAGGCCGGACGGCTGCCGGACGCCGTGTGCGCGTGCGTGGGCGGCGGATCCAACGCCATCGGCATCTTCCACGCCTTCCTGGACGACGCCGGCGTGGAGCTCTACGGCCTCGAGGCCGGCGGCGAGGGCATGGAGACCGGCCGGCACGCCGCGTCCATCAACCTCGGCCGCACCGGCGTGCTGCACGGGGCCCGCACCTACCTCATGCAGGACGAGGACGGGCAGACCATCGACTCCCACTCCATCTCCGCCGGGCTCGACTACCCGGCGGTGGGACCGGAGCACGCGTGGCTGCACGACACCGGCCGGGCCACCTACGAGCCCGTCACCGACGCCGACACGATGGACGCCTTCCAGCGGCTGTGCCGCACCGAGGGCATCGTCCCGGCCATCGAGTCCTCCCACGCCCTGGCCGGCGCGCTGCGGCTGGCCCGCCGCTGGGCGGACGAGGGCCTCGTCGGCCCGGACACCCCGGAGGCGGAGCGGCGGATCATCGTCGTGAGCCTGTCCGGGCGCGGTGACAAGGACGTCGCCAGCGCCGCCAAGTACTTCGGCATGCTGCCGGACACCGAGACCCCCGCCGGCGGCGACGCCGAGGCCGTGGCCGCCCGGCCGGAAGGAGCACAGGACTGA
- the trpC gene encoding indole-3-glycerol phosphate synthase TrpC has translation MATVLDEIIVGVREDLEARRAAVPLHAMRELAEEATRSRPALDAHAALAGGRDDAAGIRILSEVKRSSPSKGALAEIASPAELARRYEAGGAAAISVLTERRRFGGSLADLDAVRAAVGIPVLRKDFTVDEYMLYEARAHGADLVLLIVAALDDAELAGFLQLTHELGMNALVEAHTPGEVERAVAVDARIVGVNVRNLKTLEVDPENYRNLAPQLPADVVRVAESGVQGPEQVAEYARDGADAVLVGEALVRHGDPAQAIRDFRAASLAARTR, from the coding sequence ATGGCCACGGTCCTCGACGAGATCATCGTCGGCGTCCGGGAGGACCTCGAGGCCCGTCGCGCCGCCGTGCCCCTGCACGCCATGCGCGAGCTGGCCGAGGAGGCCACCCGCTCGCGGCCGGCGCTGGACGCCCACGCCGCCCTCGCCGGCGGCCGGGACGACGCGGCCGGCATCCGCATCCTCTCGGAGGTCAAGCGCTCCAGCCCGTCCAAGGGCGCGTTGGCCGAGATCGCCTCGCCGGCCGAGCTGGCCCGGCGGTACGAGGCCGGGGGAGCGGCCGCCATCTCGGTGCTGACCGAGCGGCGGCGCTTCGGCGGCTCGCTCGCCGACCTGGACGCCGTGCGCGCCGCGGTGGGCATCCCGGTGCTGCGCAAGGACTTCACGGTGGACGAGTACATGCTCTACGAGGCTCGGGCCCACGGCGCCGACCTCGTGCTGCTCATCGTCGCCGCCCTGGACGACGCCGAGCTGGCCGGGTTCCTGCAGCTCACCCACGAGCTGGGCATGAACGCCCTCGTCGAGGCCCACACCCCCGGGGAGGTCGAGCGCGCCGTGGCCGTGGACGCCCGCATCGTGGGCGTCAACGTGCGCAACCTCAAGACCCTCGAGGTCGACCCGGAGAACTACCGGAACCTCGCCCCCCAGTTGCCCGCCGACGTCGTGCGCGTGGCGGAGTCCGGGGTGCAGGGCCCGGAGCAGGTGGCCGAGTACGCCCGGGACGGCGCCGACGCCGTCCTCGTGGGCGAGGCCCTCGTCCGCCACGGCGACCCCGCGCAGGCGATCCGCGACTTCCGCGCCGCCTCCCTCGCCGCGCGGACCCGCTGA
- a CDS encoding HGxxPAAW family protein — protein sequence MSSTRSSARASLDDDLVLNDPTHAEPLGHGNSPAAWTLVLLVLLGAVLVMIGMLAGLVVVTIAGIVSAVAGVVAGFIMGKAGLGAKAHGSSRH from the coding sequence ATGTCCTCCACTCGCTCCTCCGCCCGCGCGTCCCTCGACGACGACCTCGTCCTGAACGACCCGACGCACGCCGAGCCGCTGGGCCACGGCAACTCGCCGGCCGCCTGGACGCTCGTGCTGCTGGTGCTGCTCGGGGCGGTCCTCGTGATGATCGGCATGCTCGCGGGCCTGGTGGTCGTCACCATCGCGGGCATCGTCTCCGCGGTCGCCGGCGTGGTGGCCGGGTTCATCATGGGCAAGGCCGGCCTGGGCGCGAAGGCCCACGGCTCCTCGCGGCACTGA